One window of Bifidobacterium pseudocatenulatum DSM 20438 = JCM 1200 = LMG 10505 genomic DNA carries:
- the dop gene encoding depupylase/deamidase Dop — translation MSVRRIMGTETEYAVSALGMEHYNPVKLSFDVVGAAANEQTKHIRWDYRQEDPVNDARGTRLERASAHPDLLTDAPQLNITNVIAVNGGRVYVDHAHPEYSAPETDDPFDAVLYDHAGDLIMRECARKASEQTGIAIALHRNNVDGKGASWGTHENYMMLRSVPFDQVAKLMTAHFVARQIFTGSGRVGIGERSETAGYQLSQRADYFHMKVGLQTTFDRPIINTRDESHSTDAYRRLHVIVGDANRMDVPQALKLGTTSMLLWLLEHAEEAGLNIDEALGPIMLADPVSAMHEVSHDLTLGAMLPLEYGGETSAWQIEVTLRGLVYAAAAVIYGTDTSGEPAWSDRSTRNIMAMWGQALADVAAIRHADDDARLTMREQAGRIEWLLKWQLLEKLRRKIGSGWDDARIAAVDLKWAAIDPADSIFDRLRAQTERLVTDEQLEQASVEAPSDTRAWLRAEMIRRFPEQVVAASWSHLTVRHRTIGDNTVENPMVSLDMSDPLKYSKSQCSRYCERVQDAASILEMLR, via the coding sequence ATGAGCGTTCGTCGAATCATGGGCACGGAAACGGAATACGCGGTTTCCGCTCTCGGAATGGAGCATTACAATCCGGTGAAGCTATCGTTCGATGTGGTCGGTGCCGCGGCGAACGAACAAACCAAGCATATTCGCTGGGACTATCGGCAGGAGGATCCGGTCAACGACGCCCGCGGCACCAGGCTGGAACGTGCATCCGCGCATCCTGATCTGTTGACGGACGCGCCGCAGCTCAACATCACCAATGTGATTGCAGTCAATGGCGGCCGTGTGTATGTGGATCATGCGCATCCTGAATATTCCGCGCCCGAAACCGATGATCCCTTCGATGCCGTGCTCTACGACCATGCCGGCGATCTCATCATGCGTGAGTGCGCGCGCAAAGCCAGCGAACAGACCGGTATCGCAATCGCGCTGCACCGTAATAATGTCGACGGCAAAGGTGCAAGCTGGGGCACCCACGAAAATTATATGATGCTGCGTTCGGTGCCGTTTGACCAAGTTGCGAAACTCATGACGGCACATTTTGTAGCGAGACAGATTTTTACCGGATCAGGTCGCGTCGGTATCGGCGAACGAAGCGAAACCGCCGGATACCAGCTCAGCCAGCGCGCCGACTATTTTCATATGAAAGTCGGTTTGCAGACCACATTCGACAGGCCGATCATCAATACTCGAGACGAATCGCACAGCACGGATGCATACCGTCGATTGCATGTGATTGTCGGGGACGCCAATCGTATGGATGTGCCGCAGGCGCTGAAACTCGGCACCACCAGCATGCTGCTGTGGCTGCTTGAGCATGCCGAAGAGGCGGGATTGAACATAGACGAAGCGTTGGGGCCAATCATGCTCGCCGATCCGGTGAGCGCCATGCACGAGGTGTCTCATGATTTGACATTAGGTGCCATGTTGCCGCTGGAATATGGCGGCGAGACCTCGGCATGGCAGATTGAGGTCACCCTGCGTGGCTTGGTGTATGCTGCCGCTGCCGTGATCTATGGAACCGACACGTCCGGTGAACCGGCATGGTCTGACCGTTCGACCCGTAACATCATGGCGATGTGGGGGCAGGCGCTCGCCGATGTGGCTGCCATCAGGCATGCCGATGATGATGCGCGTTTGACGATGCGCGAGCAAGCTGGCCGCATTGAATGGCTATTGAAATGGCAGTTGTTGGAGAAGCTGCGTCGTAAAATTGGCTCCGGTTGGGATGATGCGCGTATTGCGGCCGTCGATTTAAAGTGGGCTGCGATTGATCCCGCTGACTCGATTTTCGATCGGTTGCGTGCCCAAACGGAACGCCTGGTCACGGACGAGCAGTTGGAACAGGCTTCGGTGGAAGCGCCTTCCGATACCCGTGCTTGGTTGCGTGCCGAAATGATTCGTCGTTTTCCAGAACAGGTTGTGGCCGCATCGTGGTCGCATCTTACGGTGCGCCATCGAACGATTGGTGATAATACCGTGGAGAATCCGATGGTCTCATTGGATATGTCAGACCCTCTGAAATATAGCAAATCTCAATGTTCCCGCTATTGTGAGCGTGTCCAAGATGCGGCGTCGATTTTGGAAATGTTACGGTGA
- a CDS encoding HU family DNA-binding protein, with the protein MAYNKSDLVSKIAQKSNLTKAQAEAAVNAFQDVFVEAMQSGEGLKLTGLFSAERVKRAARTGRNPRTGETIEIPATYGVRISAGSLLKKAVTK; encoded by the coding sequence ATGGCATACAACAAGTCTGATCTCGTCTCGAAGATCGCTCAGAAGTCCAACCTGACCAAGGCACAGGCTGAGGCAGCTGTGAACGCTTTCCAGGACGTGTTCGTCGAGGCGATGCAGTCCGGCGAAGGCCTGAAGCTGACCGGCCTGTTCTCCGCTGAGCGCGTCAAGCGCGCCGCCCGCACCGGACGCAACCCGCGCACCGGCGAGACCATCGAGATTCCGGCAACCTACGGCGTTCGCATCTCCGCCGGCTCCCTGCTGAAGAAGGCTGTCACCAAGTAA
- a CDS encoding esterase/lipase family protein has product MSWEVTAKVSGGCKYSTEETEAYMRAAKALSHQADALNRAHDSVRALSLQLSSYPYASSAIASLSGSSPYCNATDHIELPYDQLVEQCDAHASALGAMAARLSELSALIIRAQSLYSQVDDAGRRTLNELLQVAITSFPKESILAGAAMSALGYVMGSTNEGKSNPIYLLDSLDWAQEGIMSAAGAAVSGYGKAKGLLRTDEVNHAAGTISKASSRGYNLIQGNNLTVTQVHPKTEVVRESHNVGEAMEDLRRLAEERLGKTDLDSGLDYGTIAISKYRKSDGTNSWLVTIPGTDGKHDSPFGWPQNVELMSSDSKQRMEADSARMVQEAMKQAGIKSNEPVALIGHSQGGIVAATIASDLKDDYDIEHVVTAGSPVANHPIPEKTWVTSVEMDDELVAALDGAANPSSDHWLTVRGTASKSSSNQESTFAGTPVTDAPDNKEITHWLKYHQAAYQNATDMGSTAVNTHERHFDEIIDGDLQEVMYFEGRMSK; this is encoded by the coding sequence ATGAGCTGGGAAGTGACCGCCAAAGTCAGCGGCGGATGCAAATACTCCACGGAGGAAACCGAGGCATATATGCGCGCGGCAAAAGCCCTCAGCCATCAAGCCGACGCTCTGAACCGCGCCCATGATTCAGTCCGGGCATTGAGCCTTCAGCTTTCCTCCTACCCCTATGCGTCGTCGGCCATCGCCTCGCTGTCCGGATCAAGCCCCTATTGCAATGCCACGGATCACATCGAACTGCCATACGACCAGCTCGTCGAACAATGTGACGCCCATGCAAGCGCGCTGGGAGCCATGGCGGCAAGATTGTCTGAGCTATCGGCGCTGATCATTCGCGCGCAATCGTTATATTCCCAAGTCGACGACGCTGGCAGAAGAACACTGAACGAACTGCTGCAAGTGGCGATCACATCGTTCCCGAAGGAATCGATACTCGCCGGCGCAGCCATGTCCGCCTTGGGATATGTGATGGGATCCACCAATGAGGGCAAATCCAATCCCATATATCTGCTGGACTCGTTGGATTGGGCGCAGGAAGGCATCATGAGCGCGGCCGGCGCCGCGGTCAGCGGATACGGCAAGGCCAAAGGCCTGCTGCGTACCGATGAGGTCAACCATGCAGCCGGCACCATCTCCAAGGCATCGTCGCGCGGTTACAACCTGATCCAGGGCAACAATCTCACCGTCACCCAAGTCCATCCGAAAACCGAAGTGGTGCGTGAATCGCATAATGTCGGAGAGGCCATGGAGGATCTTCGACGTCTTGCCGAGGAACGTCTCGGCAAGACCGATCTCGACAGCGGACTTGACTACGGCACCATCGCCATCTCCAAATACCGTAAATCCGACGGAACCAACTCATGGCTCGTCACCATTCCAGGCACAGACGGCAAGCACGATTCTCCATTTGGGTGGCCGCAAAACGTCGAACTCATGAGTTCGGACAGCAAGCAACGCATGGAAGCGGACAGTGCGCGAATGGTGCAGGAAGCCATGAAACAGGCCGGCATCAAATCCAATGAGCCCGTCGCATTGATCGGACATTCGCAAGGTGGCATCGTTGCCGCCACCATCGCCTCGGACCTGAAAGACGATTATGACATCGAACATGTGGTTACCGCCGGGTCGCCCGTCGCCAATCATCCGATTCCGGAAAAAACATGGGTGACCAGCGTGGAAATGGACGACGAGCTCGTGGCGGCCCTCGATGGCGCCGCCAACCCCAGTTCCGACCATTGGCTGACCGTACGCGGCACCGCAAGCAAATCCAGCAGCAACCAGGAATCAACGTTCGCAGGCACTCCCGTCACAGACGCTCCAGACAACAAGGAAATCACGCATTGGCTCAAATATCACCAAGCCGCATACCAGAACGCAACGGACATGGGATCCACCGCAGTGAACACCCACGAACGGCATTTCGATGAGATCATCGACGGCGATCTGCAGGAAGTCATGTATTTCGAAGGGCGCATGAGCAAATGA
- a CDS encoding ubiquitin-like protein Pup codes for MPQEFEQAQSASAGQEVGDIVESAGVQVDGTADALDAVLDDIESVLESNAEEYVGSFVQKGGE; via the coding sequence ATGCCTCAGGAATTTGAACAGGCTCAATCCGCATCCGCAGGCCAAGAGGTGGGTGACATTGTCGAATCCGCCGGCGTACAAGTCGACGGAACCGCTGATGCGTTGGATGCCGTGCTTGACGATATCGAATCGGTGCTCGAGTCCAATGCTGAGGAATATGTCGGTAGTTTCGTGCAAAAAGGCGGCGAGTGA
- a CDS encoding lysylphosphatidylglycerol synthase transmembrane domain-containing protein, with protein sequence MSHSPAVNKPAPHIDDVPPKRSRDFADLTHAFFALVLGIGVILFSVYLHGTASGVESDVHSAGRVVSWLMDVPSALLQQLAIVCITVSVLIQLLTSKEWLQSVISVVSLIFGFFAVWGISALISNSGNTMLIIPLQSNSTSVGTGLLPDFYAAMASFLTVSGPRRIRSCTKWGWNVLYAVAVLMVVLSWNSLAGVIASYAIGRVIGMLIRFAIGTQNNGAWGSQIAQSLRSIGIDTSLLTRRVAPYVDSGVLKATLDDDLTENSRIYDVVDYDGKQYTVSVLDNQVHAAGYLNQVWQWLRLTGVSMRRDRSSVDAMHHHYAMILGLSNAGLETPRVYGVADYGESSILVFHRNRMPLECNQNTMSDHDMEAFMEYLTTAHHHGFTHRRITPETLSRMENGHPVIAGWHNGDYGSSAPNFALDKVQLLVLLATLNGNDRAIACARRTWGDEQLIDLAPFIQKAAIPASTRALPGWDKHVLTDLRTRISALAPQDVADSMEKVTLSRFSLRSFIAIALLVVAVYVVFTQIQPAEMIKAVRDANLAMALVCVALGFVAWLGSAITLGVFMDSDKRNTIGLYCSQMASGFTAVSMPAGVGPAFVNLQFLRKSGYRSTAATAVMSAVWAVQGGTTIVLLLTIGLFTGRNTLSGMIPTNTLIMVIAIVALVVSAAMAIPPVRHLVTEKYLPVVKAYARNLVNVLARPKELALGIAGALVLNLATGLGFWAALMAFGYHTNPAETTFIFLLANTLGSAVPTPGGLGAVEAVLSVAFTAVGIPSSIAVSATLVYRIAFYWLRIPVGALAMKWLDMHNLI encoded by the coding sequence GTGTCTCACTCCCCTGCAGTCAATAAGCCCGCCCCGCATATCGACGATGTGCCGCCGAAGCGCAGTCGTGATTTCGCCGATCTGACGCACGCATTCTTCGCCTTGGTGCTCGGCATAGGCGTGATTCTGTTCTCCGTGTACTTGCATGGCACCGCGTCCGGCGTGGAATCCGACGTTCATTCCGCCGGCCGCGTGGTCAGCTGGCTGATGGATGTTCCCTCGGCATTATTGCAGCAGCTTGCCATCGTATGCATCACCGTCAGCGTGCTCATCCAGCTGCTTACTTCCAAAGAGTGGCTGCAAAGCGTGATTTCCGTGGTTTCCCTCATATTCGGATTCTTTGCGGTGTGGGGCATATCCGCGCTGATCAGCAACTCCGGCAATACCATGCTGATCATTCCACTGCAATCCAACAGCACATCCGTAGGCACTGGACTGCTCCCCGATTTTTATGCCGCCATGGCATCGTTCCTCACCGTCTCCGGCCCTCGGCGTATCCGCTCATGCACCAAATGGGGCTGGAACGTGCTGTATGCAGTGGCAGTGCTGATGGTCGTGCTTTCATGGAATTCACTGGCTGGCGTCATCGCATCCTACGCCATAGGCCGTGTTATCGGCATGCTGATCCGTTTCGCCATAGGCACGCAGAACAATGGCGCGTGGGGATCACAAATCGCGCAATCATTGCGTTCCATCGGTATTGACACATCATTGCTCACCCGCCGAGTCGCCCCCTACGTCGATTCGGGAGTATTGAAGGCCACGCTGGATGATGATCTGACCGAAAATTCCCGTATTTACGATGTTGTCGACTATGACGGCAAGCAATACACCGTTTCCGTACTCGACAATCAAGTGCATGCGGCCGGATATCTCAACCAAGTATGGCAGTGGCTTCGCCTGACCGGTGTTTCCATGCGTCGCGACCGTTCCTCGGTTGACGCCATGCACCATCATTACGCCATGATTCTCGGCCTGTCCAATGCCGGTTTGGAAACTCCGCGCGTGTATGGTGTGGCCGATTATGGAGAATCCTCCATTCTGGTGTTCCACCGCAACCGCATGCCATTGGAATGCAACCAAAACACCATGTCCGACCATGATATGGAAGCGTTCATGGAATATCTCACCACAGCACACCATCATGGCTTCACCCATCGTCGCATCACTCCGGAAACCCTGTCCCGCATGGAAAACGGGCATCCGGTAATCGCAGGTTGGCATAATGGCGATTATGGCAGTTCCGCTCCGAACTTCGCACTCGACAAAGTACAGTTGCTGGTTCTTCTTGCCACACTCAATGGCAATGATCGTGCGATCGCCTGCGCTCGCAGGACTTGGGGAGACGAGCAGCTGATCGATTTGGCACCCTTCATACAGAAGGCTGCCATTCCCGCTTCCACGCGCGCATTGCCTGGCTGGGACAAGCATGTGCTTACCGATTTACGTACGCGTATTTCGGCGCTCGCTCCGCAGGATGTCGCGGATTCCATGGAAAAAGTCACGCTTTCCCGGTTCAGTCTTCGCTCGTTCATTGCGATTGCGCTGCTGGTGGTCGCCGTATATGTGGTGTTCACCCAGATTCAGCCGGCCGAAATGATCAAGGCCGTCAGAGACGCCAATCTCGCCATGGCGTTGGTTTGCGTCGCGCTTGGCTTTGTGGCGTGGCTTGGTTCCGCTATCACCTTGGGTGTGTTCATGGATTCCGATAAACGCAACACGATCGGCTTGTATTGCTCTCAGATGGCGTCCGGTTTCACTGCGGTGTCCATGCCGGCCGGCGTCGGTCCAGCATTCGTCAACCTGCAGTTCCTTCGTAAAAGCGGCTATCGCAGTACGGCTGCGACCGCGGTTATGAGCGCGGTCTGGGCCGTACAGGGAGGCACCACCATCGTGTTGTTGCTGACGATTGGCCTATTCACCGGCCGCAACACATTGTCCGGCATGATTCCGACCAATACGCTGATCATGGTGATCGCCATCGTCGCGTTGGTTGTGTCAGCCGCCATGGCGATTCCTCCAGTGCGTCATTTGGTGACCGAGAAATACCTTCCAGTGGTCAAAGCATACGCGCGCAACCTGGTCAATGTGCTTGCACGGCCAAAGGAACTGGCCCTTGGCATTGCCGGCGCACTGGTGCTTAACCTTGCGACCGGACTGGGATTCTGGGCAGCATTGATGGCGTTTGGATACCACACGAATCCTGCGGAAACCACCTTCATTTTCCTGCTTGCCAACACTTTGGGCTCCGCGGTTCCCACTCCTGGCGGTCTGGGTGCCGTGGAGGCCGTGTTGTCGGTGGCGTTCACTGCCGTGGGCATCCCCTCCTCCATCGCGGTTTCCGCTACTCTTGTCTACCGAATCGCCTTCTACTGGTTGCGTATTCCGGTCGGTGCGTTGGCCATGAAATGGCTTGACATGCATAATTTGATCTGA
- the pafA gene encoding Pup--protein ligase codes for MPQLRDSGNHSSSPLDAGTLREVHSFARIFGIETEYGVSVTGADVPCDASQTAMMMFQPIVASARSTNTYIENGSRLYLDVGSHPEYATSEACDPMDALAVDAAGELVMRDLALDAQQRLRATHGPRATVHVFKNNVDSAGHSFGCHENYLVRRFVPLDVIEHELLPFLITRQLFTGAGRVTESGFQITQRADFLDEAVSSATTRSRPMVNTRDEPHADPDAFRRLHVIIGDSNRSQWATMMKLATTHLVLCVIEQAGREGRESGFSRFAFADAGAANRAVSRDMSGVNASFAMADGSTLQGGAVAMQERYLQAVEQFVDEHPEVASSLPRTDVHDVLRQWRNTLEAFRSGNANALGDRVDWVCKYRLFEALRARSSADLPLSKLEQLDLDYHDVANGALYASLLRRGALRSLIDGREAQKARTMPPADTRAALRGRFVSAAKSHGAQYSCDWTRLSLHAPRKMDMVLLDPFQCRENEDFQAMIGALE; via the coding sequence ATGCCGCAGCTGCGAGACAGCGGCAATCATTCCTCGTCACCGCTTGATGCGGGAACGTTGCGTGAGGTTCATTCTTTCGCTCGTATTTTCGGCATTGAAACGGAATACGGCGTCAGTGTGACCGGTGCGGATGTGCCATGCGACGCCAGCCAGACGGCAATGATGATGTTCCAGCCGATCGTTGCCTCCGCGCGATCGACCAATACGTATATTGAAAACGGGTCGCGACTGTATCTTGATGTCGGATCGCATCCTGAATATGCCACGTCCGAGGCCTGCGATCCCATGGATGCCCTTGCCGTGGATGCGGCCGGCGAACTGGTGATGCGCGATCTTGCGTTGGACGCCCAGCAAAGGCTTCGAGCCACGCATGGGCCACGTGCCACAGTGCATGTGTTCAAAAACAATGTGGATTCCGCAGGGCATTCCTTCGGCTGCCATGAAAACTATCTGGTACGTCGTTTTGTGCCGTTGGACGTCATCGAACACGAATTGCTGCCGTTCCTGATTACCAGGCAGCTGTTCACTGGCGCAGGCAGGGTGACGGAATCAGGTTTCCAGATCACGCAGCGTGCCGATTTTCTGGATGAGGCTGTCTCATCGGCGACCACAAGATCGCGTCCAATGGTCAACACGAGGGATGAGCCGCATGCCGATCCCGACGCCTTCCGAAGGCTGCATGTGATCATCGGCGATTCAAACCGTTCTCAATGGGCCACGATGATGAAGCTGGCCACCACGCATCTGGTGCTGTGCGTTATCGAACAGGCTGGGCGTGAAGGACGTGAGTCGGGATTCTCGCGGTTCGCGTTCGCGGACGCCGGTGCCGCAAACCGTGCGGTCAGTCGCGATATGAGCGGCGTGAATGCTTCGTTTGCCATGGCCGATGGATCGACGTTGCAGGGTGGTGCCGTAGCCATGCAGGAACGTTATCTACAGGCTGTGGAACAGTTCGTGGATGAGCATCCGGAAGTGGCTTCGTCGTTGCCTCGCACCGATGTGCACGATGTGCTTCGCCAGTGGCGCAATACGTTGGAAGCGTTCCGTTCCGGCAATGCAAATGCTTTGGGAGACAGAGTGGACTGGGTGTGCAAGTACCGCCTGTTTGAAGCGTTACGTGCCCGTTCCAGTGCGGATCTTCCGCTGAGCAAGCTGGAACAGTTGGATCTGGACTATCATGACGTGGCCAATGGCGCGTTGTATGCGTCGTTGCTTCGCCGTGGTGCCTTGCGTTCGCTGATTGACGGTCGTGAGGCGCAAAAGGCGCGTACCATGCCGCCGGCGGATACTCGTGCCGCATTGCGCGGCAGATTCGTCAGTGCGGCCAAATCGCATGGCGCGCAGTATTCCTGCGATTGGACCAGACTATCGTTGCATGCGCCGCGGAAGATGGATATGGTGCTGCTGGATCCGTTCCAATGCAGGGAGAATGAGGATTTCCAAGCCATGATTGGCGCTTTGGAGTAA
- a CDS encoding DUF6466 family protein gives MSTTVTARASLPVRIAIAVIAAISVIVGVLGIVNLASVSNYNQATDSLNANIKASQQQDADFDKLQTQQQQTDAQFREAGAAGMLLLPNVRTSIEHNAEVSAKLTESIRKKIEEMQHADGTEADTAIEGGQSVTDGGQGNGGTLTDEQRQKVEELLAQNAQSAQSDSDDSGSAAKQDSNQTSSPAKPW, from the coding sequence GTGAGCACAACCGTTACAGCGCGTGCATCGCTGCCCGTTCGCATCGCCATCGCCGTCATCGCAGCCATATCGGTTATTGTGGGCGTGCTTGGCATAGTGAATCTCGCATCCGTCAGCAACTACAACCAGGCCACGGACAGTCTGAATGCGAATATCAAAGCCAGCCAACAGCAAGACGCCGATTTCGACAAATTGCAGACCCAACAGCAGCAGACCGACGCGCAATTCCGTGAAGCTGGCGCGGCCGGCATGTTGTTGCTGCCAAACGTACGCACATCCATCGAGCATAATGCCGAAGTTTCGGCAAAACTGACCGAATCCATACGCAAGAAAATCGAAGAGATGCAGCATGCCGACGGCACCGAGGCCGACACAGCCATCGAAGGTGGGCAATCCGTCACCGATGGAGGCCAAGGCAACGGAGGAACCTTGACTGACGAGCAGCGTCAGAAGGTGGAGGAGCTTCTGGCCCAGAACGCACAGTCCGCCCAGTCCGATTCCGATGATTCCGGTTCGGCGGCCAAGCAGGATTCCAACCAAACATCTTCGCCCGCAAAACCCTGGTAA
- a CDS encoding inositol monophosphatase family protein, with amino-acid sequence MELRQIALEVARILQDAGKHALNDQMNPHDMRKLEVSEDCFHFTSDTDKRLQQFISNRLTYVNVFDGFWQLRPEQCYPGQRYWCVGGIDGVINFARSMPEWAITVTLFEFNDQCSAQPILSIVHAPALGLTYLAVRGSGAIRIRKTPLGDKREKIIPSTTSSLDGSVVSFGMSPVSSESQRALDVVAKIAGRPADIKRVGPASLDLCKVADGTYDAYFEPHLHEWDVPAVSAGAVVIWEAQGHLTQWNGESVHWRQENDVMATNGLITNDLSQYLA; translated from the coding sequence ATGGAACTGAGGCAAATCGCCCTCGAAGTCGCACGCATCCTGCAGGACGCAGGCAAGCATGCGTTGAACGACCAGATGAATCCGCACGACATGAGAAAACTGGAAGTGTCCGAAGACTGCTTCCACTTCACTTCAGACACCGACAAGCGCCTGCAGCAGTTCATCAGCAACCGCCTGACCTATGTCAACGTGTTCGACGGCTTCTGGCAGCTTCGCCCTGAACAGTGCTATCCCGGCCAGCGATACTGGTGTGTGGGTGGCATCGACGGCGTGATCAATTTCGCGCGAAGCATGCCGGAATGGGCCATCACCGTGACATTGTTCGAATTCAACGACCAGTGCTCCGCACAGCCGATCCTTTCGATTGTGCACGCTCCGGCGCTGGGATTGACGTATCTTGCGGTGCGTGGATCCGGCGCGATTCGTATTCGCAAGACTCCGTTGGGAGACAAACGCGAGAAAATCATTCCTTCCACCACGTCGTCCCTCGATGGTTCGGTGGTGAGTTTCGGCATGTCTCCGGTATCGTCCGAATCGCAGCGTGCGCTCGATGTGGTGGCGAAGATTGCCGGACGTCCTGCCGATATTAAACGTGTCGGCCCGGCGTCCCTTGATTTGTGCAAGGTGGCCGACGGTACGTACGATGCGTATTTCGAACCGCACTTGCATGAGTGGGACGTACCTGCCGTGTCTGCTGGTGCTGTGGTGATTTGGGAGGCGCAAGGCCATCTGACCCAGTGGAACGGCGAAAGCGTTCACTGGCGCCAGGAGAACGATGTGATGGCCACCAATGGTCTGATCACCAATGATCTGAGCCAGTATTTGGCATAG
- the purB gene encoding adenylosuccinate lyase → MKLTDISPAIALTPLDGRYHQQTAPLVEYLSEPALNRERMRVEVEWMILLANGFEGNGNQTIVPGVKPLTDEEQAFLRAIPEEFGAEGIAQHAAHEAKTHHDVKAVEYYIDDQLDKAADVLGHDTQLTGLKTLVHFACTSEDINNLSIARCVKNGIENVWLPGAQAIVDHLAQKAEEYRDKAMLSLTHGQPATPTTLGKELAVYVYRLNRQLNKVRAQEYLGKINGATGTFGAHLAACPDVDWVDVSREFVTNRMGLTWNPLTTQIESHDWQAELYGTISHTNRILHNLCVDVWMYISRGVFAQVPVKGATGSSTMPHKVNPIRFENAEANLEISCSLLDTLSATLVESRWQRDLTDSTTQRNIGSALGYSVLALNNLMGGLNSIHPNDIAIEAELDSNWEVLGEPIQTAMRACELAGLPGMDKPYEKVKELMRGHEISKEAVEQFIDQQAFDDATTARLKALTPATYTGVASKLVDFDH, encoded by the coding sequence ATGAAGCTTACTGATATCTCCCCTGCAATCGCATTGACCCCTCTTGACGGCCGCTACCATCAGCAGACCGCTCCGCTTGTCGAATATTTGAGCGAACCTGCGTTGAACCGCGAGCGCATGCGCGTCGAAGTCGAATGGATGATTCTGCTGGCCAACGGTTTCGAGGGCAACGGCAACCAGACCATCGTTCCCGGCGTCAAGCCGCTCACCGATGAGGAACAGGCGTTCCTGCGCGCCATTCCTGAGGAGTTCGGCGCCGAGGGTATCGCGCAACACGCCGCCCATGAGGCAAAGACCCATCATGATGTGAAGGCCGTGGAATACTACATCGACGACCAGCTCGACAAGGCCGCCGACGTGCTTGGCCACGACACCCAGCTGACCGGCCTGAAGACTTTGGTACATTTCGCATGCACGTCCGAAGACATCAACAACCTGTCCATCGCCCGCTGCGTGAAAAACGGCATCGAGAATGTGTGGCTGCCGGGCGCTCAGGCCATCGTCGACCATTTGGCTCAGAAGGCTGAGGAATACCGTGACAAGGCCATGCTGTCGTTAACGCACGGCCAGCCTGCTACACCGACCACGCTTGGCAAGGAACTCGCAGTGTACGTGTACCGTCTGAACCGCCAGCTGAACAAGGTCAGGGCTCAGGAATATCTCGGCAAGATCAATGGCGCTACCGGCACGTTCGGCGCGCATTTGGCCGCATGCCCGGATGTCGATTGGGTGGACGTCTCCCGCGAATTCGTCACCAACCGCATGGGTCTGACGTGGAATCCGCTCACCACTCAGATCGAATCGCATGATTGGCAGGCCGAACTGTATGGCACCATCAGCCACACCAACCGCATTCTGCACAACCTGTGCGTGGATGTGTGGATGTACATCTCCCGTGGCGTGTTCGCCCAGGTTCCAGTCAAGGGTGCTACCGGATCCTCCACCATGCCACACAAGGTCAATCCGATTCGTTTCGAAAACGCGGAAGCCAATCTGGAGATCTCCTGTTCGCTGCTCGACACGCTGTCCGCAACGCTGGTCGAATCCCGTTGGCAGCGCGATCTGACCGATTCCACCACGCAACGCAACATCGGCTCCGCGTTGGGCTACTCCGTGCTCGCGCTCAACAATCTGATGGGCGGTCTGAACTCCATCCATCCGAACGACATCGCCATCGAAGCCGAGCTGGACTCCAACTGGGAGGTGCTTGGCGAGCCGATCCAGACCGCCATGCGCGCCTGCGAACTTGCCGGCCTGCCGGGCATGGACAAGCCGTACGAGAAGGTCAAGGAGCTTATGCGCGGCCATGAGATCTCCAAGGAAGCCGTCGAGCAGTTCATCGATCAGCAGGCGTTCGATGACGCTACCACGGCTCGTCTGAAGGCGCTGACTCCGGCAACATATACCGGCGTCGCCAGCAAACTGGTAGATTTCGACCACTGA